The Raphanus sativus cultivar WK10039 chromosome 2, ASM80110v3, whole genome shotgun sequence DNA segment GTTATCATGCTCGCTCAGCTTCGACTCCATCTCTAGAGAAAGCCTCTTGCACTTCTCCTGAAGCCGCTCTGCTGCTATAGCGTTCTTCCACCTCGTTTTCCTCAGATTCTCCTCTGCTCTGATGGCTCTCTGCTCTTGCTCCGTCTTCTCCCTCATCATCGTCTCCATATCTTCCTCGAAGGCACGTGCTTGTTCCTCCAGCTCTTTCTTTAACTCCTTCACCTCGCTCTCCAGTTCAGAGTACTCCAGCGATTGCTGCTTCAGTCTGCCTTCCAAGATCTCTATCTGAGACTCCAATTCTTCGTCTCCTCCTTCTACATGTTTGTGATTCTCCTCCTTTAAAGACTCGTACTCTCGAGTAAGCTCATCCAGCAGAACCTCCTGCTCTTCGTTCTTTCTCCTGTAAGAGTCAACCTCCCATTCCAACTCTTCAATCTGTTGCTTCAGCTTATCCATCTCTTCACTATCCCTATCTTCTTCAACCTTCTTAGCCTCTTCTAGTGACCTACTCAGAGAAGCTATCTCGTTCTTTTTCTCCTCCAGCAACTCGTTGAGATCTCTCACAGCAAGAATCAGATTGGAGTTGGACTCTTGCGTCCTCTGCAGCTGCAGCTTAAGGTTACCGTTCAAATCCTTCTCGCAGCTCAGCTCATCTCTAATCTCCTCAATCATATTGCTCGAATCCTCGCTGACGCATCTCAACCTGCTCTCAGCGTCAGCTTCGTCTCTGCTCTTCTCCGCCCTGAGCTTCTCGCATTCCTCCAGAGCTCCGTCTCTTTCTCCCTTGAGAAAGCTAACTTCCTTGGACAGTTCTTGTATCCGTTTGCTCTCCTTCGCCGCCTGTTTCCTTAAAGACTGCTTCTCCAGCTCTGATAGCTCTGACTGCCTCCTCAGAGCTTCCAACTCCATCTTTAGCTTCTCGACGGGGTCGCTTGAATCCGTGGAGAATATTCCTCTTTGGAAGGTGTTCTCGGGACTGTTTCTTGACTCGACGTAGCTTTCGTCTGAGGTTGAACTAGCTGACCAGTCCGTGTTTGACCTCCTGTGACCGTTTTGGGTTGCGGGAACTGAGTTGTGACGTTGAGGCAGGCGTGCATTCCCCCCATCCATCCACCCTGATTCACCAATGGAATCAAAGGAACCTCCTCCTATACCACCAACGTTCTTAGCCGTGTTTGCATTCACGCTCCTTTCCTGTAAAATCATTACCAAAACGTTCAAATTCTCAAAGGACTTTGAGAGACAGATTTTAACTATCTGAACCTTACATCTTCTTGGTTATACCCCTCAAGGTCATCATTGCTAGGTAGACTTCTGAAGCTATCCTCATTGGAGTGTGATTGCAAGTCTTTATTTTCCTCAGTAAGTCTGCAAAAGTTTTGCTAAGTCAACAAGAATCTCTTAACTGATAATTAGATATACAAAACTGTTTTTTTACCTTGAATCATTTGCTCCTTGGATCCTCTCAATTGTTATCTGCATTCACCAACACACACAAACATCTTTACTTAATAATCTTTCAACCTTCTCAATACACATCagataaagagaagagaagagagaatgATTTACATTTAAAACAGCACCAGAGTTGGCAAACTTAAGAGGTAAAGAGACAGTCAACGGCTCTGCTTCCGTAAGAAAATCTGCAAAATCAATCGACGCTTCTCCCAAAAATCCAGATTTTGAAGAACCCTGAAAAAccattttttgacaaaaaaaaaaagctcaaaaagtcttctcttttttttttcctttcttcacAAGAACTATAAAAAAAGACATTAATTGTTGAATTCATTCTACTCACTGTTGCAACAACGAAATGGTAAATCTTTTCACGAACAATCCCAGATTTGGGCTCTTTAATCATTTTCACTGAGACGTAGATTGGATTCTCCCATGAACAGATCCCTTCCTTAACCTCAGCTTTCTCCAGCTTAAAGGTTGGCTTCCCAACATCATCAGGTACCAATGAGATCATCAAAGCTGCTTTCTTCAGCTTTGGTACCTtctcacattaaaaaaaaaagtttacatttTTAGTTCTCCacattcatatatacaaaaGCAAATCTTGAAACTTTGACAGATCTAAGTCAAAACCCATTGTCTGAATAttgggtttttatttttaaagagacAAAAACACACACCTGAGTTGCCTGAAACTGAAGCTTGAACACAgctttgatcttgttcttgtCGTTCCTCCATGACTTAaacattgtttttttctctctcgaGAAAAACCAAAACCTTCACCCGAGAAATAAGAAGGaaagatgttttttttcttctgatctGTTATCAGTTTTGGAAGAATGTAGGgaggaagaaaacaaaacacagaAACTGATTTTACAGTCTGTGTGTCCACTTTACTTGTAGAATATAAAGGTTGATTGCTACACTTTTCAATATAAAACTTAATGAGTGAGATATAAGTAGattccatttaatttttttcttacttgTTCTTTTACTTTTATGGGTTGATTGAGTAGGAAATTaacttttatttgtttaatgtTTGAGTGAAAAGTGCCTTTCTTTTTAATGCAGTAAGGCATATGTAATGTAGGTGTTTTTCTATGGGtccttcaattttaatagacaCCCCAACCTCTCTTTAATTGCTTGTGTGATTTCCAAAATCTTTTGCCTGTAATAAATCTCATTAGGTGAAGGgtttaaatctaaaaatcaaaagaaaaatatagatgttattttgtttatacgatataaaatgttttgatatcttaaaattagttttattataatttgtttgttCAGCTACTTTTAATTATAACTTTAATGATTAGttgaattatttaatttatatattataataatagttttaaaggaaaatatatttcttaatttttagggttttatcaaaatattatctgtattttaaaacagaaaagAGTTTGTAATAAGCCGTATACAGAATTTATCTTGTCAAGCTagttaaaaaggtaaaatatatACAAGGGTGAGGAGTAAATATGTTTACGGATTCTAATTGTGAAATTATTAGTCTAGTAAAACGACGTGATCGTTTGGGTTTATTGAGCATTGCGACATTATTGATACTATAGGTGGCGCCACAGCAAGAAAAAAACAGCAACACCTTTTTCTTCATTCTGCATGCCACATCCTCGTCATGATCCATTAAGCATGATGTTACCCCATACAGCTGTCCACACTATAGAATATATGTAtgctacagaaaaaaaaactatatttatattatatgtattcatgCATTCCCTTGCAACTTCATTATTCCATTACTAATACAATCTTTTacaagtttattatttttttagagaTATTAGGCTTTTCTGGTTCTATCACTTTAATAAACCATAATAAATCTGATTA contains these protein-coding regions:
- the LOC108842785 gene encoding uncharacterized protein LOC108842785, which gives rise to MFKSWRNDKNKIKAVFKLQFQATQVPKLKKAALMISLVPDDVGKPTFKLEKAEVKEGICSWENPIYVSVKMIKEPKSGIVREKIYHFVVATGSSKSGFLGEASIDFADFLTEAEPLTVSLPLKFANSGAVLNITIERIQGANDSRLTEENKDLQSHSNEDSFRSLPSNDDLEGYNQEDERSVNANTAKNVGGIGGGSFDSIGESGWMDGGNARLPQRHNSVPATQNGHRRSNTDWSASSTSDESYVESRNSPENTFQRGIFSTDSSDPVEKLKMELEALRRQSELSELEKQSLRKQAAKESKRIQELSKEVSFLKGERDGALEECEKLRAEKSRDEADAESRLRCVSEDSSNMIEEIRDELSCEKDLNGNLKLQLQRTQESNSNLILAVRDLNELLEEKKNEIASLSRSLEEAKKVEEDRDSEEMDKLKQQIEELEWEVDSYRRKNEEQEVLLDELTREYESLKEENHKHVEGGDEELESQIEILEGRLKQQSLEYSELESEVKELKKELEEQARAFEEDMETMMREKTEQEQRAIRAEENLRKTRWKNAIAAERLQEKCKRLSLEMESKLSEHDNLTAEAENLRLQKRNLEEMQEKAHREMEEKKEALSMKVEMLEGEVLKLTKMRDEADAAAGEREKMVRELRKERDEFALAKEEAERAKRELSLSKSSNDEKETRLGNLKREVEGLSVQYSELQNSFVQEKMENEELRKQVSNLKVDIRRKEEEMTKILDARMEARAQENGKKEENLAKLSDELAYCKNKNSSMERELKEMEERYSEISLRFAEVEGERQELVMAVRNLKKR